A region of Pempheris klunzingeri isolate RE-2024b chromosome 15, fPemKlu1.hap1, whole genome shotgun sequence DNA encodes the following proteins:
- the LOC139214093 gene encoding heterogeneous nuclear ribonucleoproteins C1/C2 isoform X2, translating into MDRSPTTASLMASSNVTNKTDPRSLNSRVFIGNLNTLLVTKGDVEAIFSKYGKIVGCSVHKGYAFVQYANERNARSAVTGEDGRMIVGQVLDINLAGEPKPHRSKTTKRSAGDMYSSSSFELDYDFQRDYYDRMYSYPSRVPAPPPPLSRAVIPSKRPRVSLSGGSSRRTKSSFSSSSKSSQRTSSSRTTSLLSAVKVDELQTIKRELTQIKSKVDDLLESLERMEKDHSKKSGLRPNHSIIFHKAKSIKTEPGEVTSPPHPSNKKDEGLKRDRESQELNDSDDDDDDEDDDDEGDLLEEDEVKSQEREDEEDEEEEEGEHVEGDDDGDSVNGEEDS; encoded by the exons ATGGA TCGTTCACCCACCACCGCCAGCCTGATGGCCAGCAGCAACGTCACCAACAAGACCGACCCCCGCTCCCTCAACTCTCGGGTCTTCATCGGCAACCTCAACACCCTGCTGGTCACCAAGGGAGATGTGGAGGCCATCTTCTCCAAATATGGCAAGATCGTAGGCTGCTCCGTCCACAAGGGCTACGCCTTCGTTCAGTACGCCAATGAGAGGAACGCCCGATCTGCTGTCACTGGGGAGGACGGCAGAATGATTGTTGGACAAGTACTTG aCATCAACCTGGCTGGAGAACCCAAACCACATCGGTCAAAAACCACCAAACGCTCAGCTGGAGACATGTACAG CAGTTCCTCGTTTGAACTTGACTACGACTTTCAGAGAGATTATTACGACAG AATGTACTCGTACCCGTCCCGtgtccctgctcctcctccccccttgtCGCGGGCCGTGATCCCGTCCAAGCGCCCGCGGGTCAGCCTGAGCGGAGGAAGCAGCCGACGAACCAAGAGcagcttctcctcttcctctaagAGCAGTCAGAGGACTTCCTCATCCAGAACAA CGTCTCTTTTATCTGCAGTGAAAGTGGATGAGCTGCAGACCATCAAGCGGGAGTTGACCCAAATTAAAAGCAAAGTGGACGACCTGCTGGAGAGCCTGGAGCGCATGGAGAAGGACCACAGCAAGAAGTCAG GTTTACGTCCCAATCATTCAATCATATTTCACAAAG CTAAGAGCATAAAAACTGAGCCAGGCGAAGTGACTTCACCTCCACACCCAAGCAACAAGAAGGACGAGGGGctgaagagagacagggagagccAGGAGCTGAACGACTcagacgacgacgacgatgatgagGACGACGATGATGAAGGagacctgctggaggaggacgAG GTGAAGAGTCAAGagagggaggacgaggaggatgaggaggaggaggaaggagagcacGTGGAAGGTGACGACGATGGTGACAGCGTCAATGGCGAAGAGGACTCGTAG
- the LOC139214093 gene encoding heterogeneous nuclear ribonucleoproteins C1/C2 isoform X1 yields MDRSPTTASLMASSNVTNKTDPRSLNSRVFIGNLNTLLVTKGDVEAIFSKYGKIVGCSVHKGYAFVQYANERNARSAVTGEDGRMIVGQVLDINLAGEPKPHRSKTTKRSAGDMYSSSSFELDYDFQRDYYDRMYSYPSRVPAPPPPLSRAVIPSKRPRVSLSGGSSRRTKSSFSSSSKSSQRTSSSRTTSLLSAVKVDELQTIKRELTQIKSKVDDLLESLERMEKDHSKKSGLRPNHSIIFHKEAKSIKTEPGEVTSPPHPSNKKDEGLKRDRESQELNDSDDDDDDEDDDDEGDLLEEDEVKSQEREDEEDEEEEEGEHVEGDDDGDSVNGEEDS; encoded by the exons ATGGA TCGTTCACCCACCACCGCCAGCCTGATGGCCAGCAGCAACGTCACCAACAAGACCGACCCCCGCTCCCTCAACTCTCGGGTCTTCATCGGCAACCTCAACACCCTGCTGGTCACCAAGGGAGATGTGGAGGCCATCTTCTCCAAATATGGCAAGATCGTAGGCTGCTCCGTCCACAAGGGCTACGCCTTCGTTCAGTACGCCAATGAGAGGAACGCCCGATCTGCTGTCACTGGGGAGGACGGCAGAATGATTGTTGGACAAGTACTTG aCATCAACCTGGCTGGAGAACCCAAACCACATCGGTCAAAAACCACCAAACGCTCAGCTGGAGACATGTACAG CAGTTCCTCGTTTGAACTTGACTACGACTTTCAGAGAGATTATTACGACAG AATGTACTCGTACCCGTCCCGtgtccctgctcctcctccccccttgtCGCGGGCCGTGATCCCGTCCAAGCGCCCGCGGGTCAGCCTGAGCGGAGGAAGCAGCCGACGAACCAAGAGcagcttctcctcttcctctaagAGCAGTCAGAGGACTTCCTCATCCAGAACAA CGTCTCTTTTATCTGCAGTGAAAGTGGATGAGCTGCAGACCATCAAGCGGGAGTTGACCCAAATTAAAAGCAAAGTGGACGACCTGCTGGAGAGCCTGGAGCGCATGGAGAAGGACCACAGCAAGAAGTCAG GTTTACGTCCCAATCATTCAATCATATTTCACAAAG AAGCTAAGAGCATAAAAACTGAGCCAGGCGAAGTGACTTCACCTCCACACCCAAGCAACAAGAAGGACGAGGGGctgaagagagacagggagagccAGGAGCTGAACGACTcagacgacgacgacgatgatgagGACGACGATGATGAAGGagacctgctggaggaggacgAG GTGAAGAGTCAAGagagggaggacgaggaggatgaggaggaggaggaaggagagcacGTGGAAGGTGACGACGATGGTGACAGCGTCAATGGCGAAGAGGACTCGTAG
- the LOC139214093 gene encoding heterogeneous nuclear ribonucleoproteins C1/C2 isoform X4 translates to MDRSPTTASLMASSNVTNKTDPRSLNSRVFIGNLNTLLVTKGDVEAIFSKYGKIVGCSVHKGYAFVQYANERNARSAVTGEDGRMIVGQVLDINLAGEPKPHRSKTTKRSAGDMYSSSSFELDYDFQRDYYDRMYSYPSRVPAPPPPLSRAVIPSKRPRVSLSGGSSRRTKSSFSSSSKSSQRTSSSRTMKVDELQTIKRELTQIKSKVDDLLESLERMEKDHSKKSGLRPNHSIIFHKEAKSIKTEPGEVTSPPHPSNKKDEGLKRDRESQELNDSDDDDDDEDDDDEGDLLEEDEVKSQEREDEEDEEEEEGEHVEGDDDGDSVNGEEDS, encoded by the exons ATGGA TCGTTCACCCACCACCGCCAGCCTGATGGCCAGCAGCAACGTCACCAACAAGACCGACCCCCGCTCCCTCAACTCTCGGGTCTTCATCGGCAACCTCAACACCCTGCTGGTCACCAAGGGAGATGTGGAGGCCATCTTCTCCAAATATGGCAAGATCGTAGGCTGCTCCGTCCACAAGGGCTACGCCTTCGTTCAGTACGCCAATGAGAGGAACGCCCGATCTGCTGTCACTGGGGAGGACGGCAGAATGATTGTTGGACAAGTACTTG aCATCAACCTGGCTGGAGAACCCAAACCACATCGGTCAAAAACCACCAAACGCTCAGCTGGAGACATGTACAG CAGTTCCTCGTTTGAACTTGACTACGACTTTCAGAGAGATTATTACGACAG AATGTACTCGTACCCGTCCCGtgtccctgctcctcctccccccttgtCGCGGGCCGTGATCCCGTCCAAGCGCCCGCGGGTCAGCCTGAGCGGAGGAAGCAGCCGACGAACCAAGAGcagcttctcctcttcctctaagAGCAGTCAGAGGACTTCCTCATCCAGAACAA TGAAAGTGGATGAGCTGCAGACCATCAAGCGGGAGTTGACCCAAATTAAAAGCAAAGTGGACGACCTGCTGGAGAGCCTGGAGCGCATGGAGAAGGACCACAGCAAGAAGTCAG GTTTACGTCCCAATCATTCAATCATATTTCACAAAG AAGCTAAGAGCATAAAAACTGAGCCAGGCGAAGTGACTTCACCTCCACACCCAAGCAACAAGAAGGACGAGGGGctgaagagagacagggagagccAGGAGCTGAACGACTcagacgacgacgacgatgatgagGACGACGATGATGAAGGagacctgctggaggaggacgAG GTGAAGAGTCAAGagagggaggacgaggaggatgaggaggaggaggaaggagagcacGTGGAAGGTGACGACGATGGTGACAGCGTCAATGGCGAAGAGGACTCGTAG
- the LOC139214093 gene encoding heterogeneous nuclear ribonucleoproteins C1/C2 isoform X7 produces MDRSPTTASLMASSNVTNKTDPRSLNSRVFIGNLNTLLVTKGDVEAIFSKYGKIVGCSVHKGYAFVQYANERNARSAVTGEDGRMIVGQVLDINLAGEPKPHRSKTTKRSAGDMYSSSSFELDYDFQRDYYDRMYSYPSRVPAPPPPLSRAVIPSKRPRVSLSGGSSRRTKSSFSSSSKSSQRTSSSRTTSLLSAVKVDELQTIKRELTQIKSKVDDLLESLERMEKDHSKKSAKSIKTEPGEVTSPPHPSNKKDEGLKRDRESQELNDSDDDDDDEDDDDEGDLLEEDEVKSQEREDEEDEEEEEGEHVEGDDDGDSVNGEEDS; encoded by the exons ATGGA TCGTTCACCCACCACCGCCAGCCTGATGGCCAGCAGCAACGTCACCAACAAGACCGACCCCCGCTCCCTCAACTCTCGGGTCTTCATCGGCAACCTCAACACCCTGCTGGTCACCAAGGGAGATGTGGAGGCCATCTTCTCCAAATATGGCAAGATCGTAGGCTGCTCCGTCCACAAGGGCTACGCCTTCGTTCAGTACGCCAATGAGAGGAACGCCCGATCTGCTGTCACTGGGGAGGACGGCAGAATGATTGTTGGACAAGTACTTG aCATCAACCTGGCTGGAGAACCCAAACCACATCGGTCAAAAACCACCAAACGCTCAGCTGGAGACATGTACAG CAGTTCCTCGTTTGAACTTGACTACGACTTTCAGAGAGATTATTACGACAG AATGTACTCGTACCCGTCCCGtgtccctgctcctcctccccccttgtCGCGGGCCGTGATCCCGTCCAAGCGCCCGCGGGTCAGCCTGAGCGGAGGAAGCAGCCGACGAACCAAGAGcagcttctcctcttcctctaagAGCAGTCAGAGGACTTCCTCATCCAGAACAA CGTCTCTTTTATCTGCAGTGAAAGTGGATGAGCTGCAGACCATCAAGCGGGAGTTGACCCAAATTAAAAGCAAAGTGGACGACCTGCTGGAGAGCCTGGAGCGCATGGAGAAGGACCACAGCAAGAAGTCAG CTAAGAGCATAAAAACTGAGCCAGGCGAAGTGACTTCACCTCCACACCCAAGCAACAAGAAGGACGAGGGGctgaagagagacagggagagccAGGAGCTGAACGACTcagacgacgacgacgatgatgagGACGACGATGATGAAGGagacctgctggaggaggacgAG GTGAAGAGTCAAGagagggaggacgaggaggatgaggaggaggaggaaggagagcacGTGGAAGGTGACGACGATGGTGACAGCGTCAATGGCGAAGAGGACTCGTAG
- the LOC139214093 gene encoding heterogeneous nuclear ribonucleoproteins C1/C2 isoform X6 yields the protein MDRSPTTASLMASSNVTNKTDPRSLNSRVFIGNLNTLLVTKGDVEAIFSKYGKIVGCSVHKGYAFVQYANERNARSAVTGEDGRMIVGQVLDINLAGEPKPHRSKTTKRSAGDMYSSSSFELDYDFQRDYYDRMYSYPSRVPAPPPPLSRAVIPSKRPRVSLSGGSSRRTKSSFSSSSKSSQRTSSSRTTSLLSAVKVDELQTIKRELTQIKSKVDDLLESLERMEKDHSKKSEAKSIKTEPGEVTSPPHPSNKKDEGLKRDRESQELNDSDDDDDDEDDDDEGDLLEEDEVKSQEREDEEDEEEEEGEHVEGDDDGDSVNGEEDS from the exons ATGGA TCGTTCACCCACCACCGCCAGCCTGATGGCCAGCAGCAACGTCACCAACAAGACCGACCCCCGCTCCCTCAACTCTCGGGTCTTCATCGGCAACCTCAACACCCTGCTGGTCACCAAGGGAGATGTGGAGGCCATCTTCTCCAAATATGGCAAGATCGTAGGCTGCTCCGTCCACAAGGGCTACGCCTTCGTTCAGTACGCCAATGAGAGGAACGCCCGATCTGCTGTCACTGGGGAGGACGGCAGAATGATTGTTGGACAAGTACTTG aCATCAACCTGGCTGGAGAACCCAAACCACATCGGTCAAAAACCACCAAACGCTCAGCTGGAGACATGTACAG CAGTTCCTCGTTTGAACTTGACTACGACTTTCAGAGAGATTATTACGACAG AATGTACTCGTACCCGTCCCGtgtccctgctcctcctccccccttgtCGCGGGCCGTGATCCCGTCCAAGCGCCCGCGGGTCAGCCTGAGCGGAGGAAGCAGCCGACGAACCAAGAGcagcttctcctcttcctctaagAGCAGTCAGAGGACTTCCTCATCCAGAACAA CGTCTCTTTTATCTGCAGTGAAAGTGGATGAGCTGCAGACCATCAAGCGGGAGTTGACCCAAATTAAAAGCAAAGTGGACGACCTGCTGGAGAGCCTGGAGCGCATGGAGAAGGACCACAGCAAGAAGTCAG AAGCTAAGAGCATAAAAACTGAGCCAGGCGAAGTGACTTCACCTCCACACCCAAGCAACAAGAAGGACGAGGGGctgaagagagacagggagagccAGGAGCTGAACGACTcagacgacgacgacgatgatgagGACGACGATGATGAAGGagacctgctggaggaggacgAG GTGAAGAGTCAAGagagggaggacgaggaggatgaggaggaggaggaaggagagcacGTGGAAGGTGACGACGATGGTGACAGCGTCAATGGCGAAGAGGACTCGTAG
- the LOC139214093 gene encoding heterogeneous nuclear ribonucleoproteins C1/C2 isoform X3, whose protein sequence is MDRSPTTASLMASSNVTNKTDPRSLNSRVFIGNLNTLLVTKGDVEAIFSKYGKIVGCSVHKGYAFVQYANERNARSAVTGEDGRMIVGQVLDINLAGEPKPHRSKTTKRSAGDMYSSSFELDYDFQRDYYDRMYSYPSRVPAPPPPLSRAVIPSKRPRVSLSGGSSRRTKSSFSSSSKSSQRTSSSRTTSLLSAVKVDELQTIKRELTQIKSKVDDLLESLERMEKDHSKKSGLRPNHSIIFHKEAKSIKTEPGEVTSPPHPSNKKDEGLKRDRESQELNDSDDDDDDEDDDDEGDLLEEDEVKSQEREDEEDEEEEEGEHVEGDDDGDSVNGEEDS, encoded by the exons ATGGA TCGTTCACCCACCACCGCCAGCCTGATGGCCAGCAGCAACGTCACCAACAAGACCGACCCCCGCTCCCTCAACTCTCGGGTCTTCATCGGCAACCTCAACACCCTGCTGGTCACCAAGGGAGATGTGGAGGCCATCTTCTCCAAATATGGCAAGATCGTAGGCTGCTCCGTCCACAAGGGCTACGCCTTCGTTCAGTACGCCAATGAGAGGAACGCCCGATCTGCTGTCACTGGGGAGGACGGCAGAATGATTGTTGGACAAGTACTTG aCATCAACCTGGCTGGAGAACCCAAACCACATCGGTCAAAAACCACCAAACGCTCAGCTGGAGACATGTACAG TTCCTCGTTTGAACTTGACTACGACTTTCAGAGAGATTATTACGACAG AATGTACTCGTACCCGTCCCGtgtccctgctcctcctccccccttgtCGCGGGCCGTGATCCCGTCCAAGCGCCCGCGGGTCAGCCTGAGCGGAGGAAGCAGCCGACGAACCAAGAGcagcttctcctcttcctctaagAGCAGTCAGAGGACTTCCTCATCCAGAACAA CGTCTCTTTTATCTGCAGTGAAAGTGGATGAGCTGCAGACCATCAAGCGGGAGTTGACCCAAATTAAAAGCAAAGTGGACGACCTGCTGGAGAGCCTGGAGCGCATGGAGAAGGACCACAGCAAGAAGTCAG GTTTACGTCCCAATCATTCAATCATATTTCACAAAG AAGCTAAGAGCATAAAAACTGAGCCAGGCGAAGTGACTTCACCTCCACACCCAAGCAACAAGAAGGACGAGGGGctgaagagagacagggagagccAGGAGCTGAACGACTcagacgacgacgacgatgatgagGACGACGATGATGAAGGagacctgctggaggaggacgAG GTGAAGAGTCAAGagagggaggacgaggaggatgaggaggaggaggaaggagagcacGTGGAAGGTGACGACGATGGTGACAGCGTCAATGGCGAAGAGGACTCGTAG
- the LOC139214093 gene encoding heterogeneous nuclear ribonucleoproteins C1/C2 isoform X5, with product MDRSPTTASLMASSNVTNKTDPRSLNSRVFIGNLNTLLVTKGDVEAIFSKYGKIVGCSVHKGYAFVQYANERNARSAVTGEDGRMIVGQVLDINLAGEPKPHRSKTTKRSAGDMYSSSFELDYDFQRDYYDRMYSYPSRVPAPPPPLSRAVIPSKRPRVSLSGGSSRRTKSSFSSSSKSSQRTSSSRTMKVDELQTIKRELTQIKSKVDDLLESLERMEKDHSKKSGLRPNHSIIFHKEAKSIKTEPGEVTSPPHPSNKKDEGLKRDRESQELNDSDDDDDDEDDDDEGDLLEEDEVKSQEREDEEDEEEEEGEHVEGDDDGDSVNGEEDS from the exons ATGGA TCGTTCACCCACCACCGCCAGCCTGATGGCCAGCAGCAACGTCACCAACAAGACCGACCCCCGCTCCCTCAACTCTCGGGTCTTCATCGGCAACCTCAACACCCTGCTGGTCACCAAGGGAGATGTGGAGGCCATCTTCTCCAAATATGGCAAGATCGTAGGCTGCTCCGTCCACAAGGGCTACGCCTTCGTTCAGTACGCCAATGAGAGGAACGCCCGATCTGCTGTCACTGGGGAGGACGGCAGAATGATTGTTGGACAAGTACTTG aCATCAACCTGGCTGGAGAACCCAAACCACATCGGTCAAAAACCACCAAACGCTCAGCTGGAGACATGTACAG TTCCTCGTTTGAACTTGACTACGACTTTCAGAGAGATTATTACGACAG AATGTACTCGTACCCGTCCCGtgtccctgctcctcctccccccttgtCGCGGGCCGTGATCCCGTCCAAGCGCCCGCGGGTCAGCCTGAGCGGAGGAAGCAGCCGACGAACCAAGAGcagcttctcctcttcctctaagAGCAGTCAGAGGACTTCCTCATCCAGAACAA TGAAAGTGGATGAGCTGCAGACCATCAAGCGGGAGTTGACCCAAATTAAAAGCAAAGTGGACGACCTGCTGGAGAGCCTGGAGCGCATGGAGAAGGACCACAGCAAGAAGTCAG GTTTACGTCCCAATCATTCAATCATATTTCACAAAG AAGCTAAGAGCATAAAAACTGAGCCAGGCGAAGTGACTTCACCTCCACACCCAAGCAACAAGAAGGACGAGGGGctgaagagagacagggagagccAGGAGCTGAACGACTcagacgacgacgacgatgatgagGACGACGATGATGAAGGagacctgctggaggaggacgAG GTGAAGAGTCAAGagagggaggacgaggaggatgaggaggaggaggaaggagagcacGTGGAAGGTGACGACGATGGTGACAGCGTCAATGGCGAAGAGGACTCGTAG
- the LOC139214093 gene encoding heterogeneous nuclear ribonucleoproteins C1/C2 isoform X10 — translation MDRSPTTASLMASSNVTNKTDPRSLNSRVFIGNLNTLLVTKGDVEAIFSKYGKIVGCSVHKGYAFVQYANERNARSAVTGEDGRMIVGQVLDINLAGEPKPHRSKTTKRSAGDMYSSSSFELDYDFQRDYYDRMYSYPSRVPAPPPPLSRAVIPSKRPRVSLSGGSSRRTKSSFSSSSKSSQRTSSSRTMKVDELQTIKRELTQIKSKVDDLLESLERMEKDHSKKSAKSIKTEPGEVTSPPHPSNKKDEGLKRDRESQELNDSDDDDDDEDDDDEGDLLEEDEVKSQEREDEEDEEEEEGEHVEGDDDGDSVNGEEDS, via the exons ATGGA TCGTTCACCCACCACCGCCAGCCTGATGGCCAGCAGCAACGTCACCAACAAGACCGACCCCCGCTCCCTCAACTCTCGGGTCTTCATCGGCAACCTCAACACCCTGCTGGTCACCAAGGGAGATGTGGAGGCCATCTTCTCCAAATATGGCAAGATCGTAGGCTGCTCCGTCCACAAGGGCTACGCCTTCGTTCAGTACGCCAATGAGAGGAACGCCCGATCTGCTGTCACTGGGGAGGACGGCAGAATGATTGTTGGACAAGTACTTG aCATCAACCTGGCTGGAGAACCCAAACCACATCGGTCAAAAACCACCAAACGCTCAGCTGGAGACATGTACAG CAGTTCCTCGTTTGAACTTGACTACGACTTTCAGAGAGATTATTACGACAG AATGTACTCGTACCCGTCCCGtgtccctgctcctcctccccccttgtCGCGGGCCGTGATCCCGTCCAAGCGCCCGCGGGTCAGCCTGAGCGGAGGAAGCAGCCGACGAACCAAGAGcagcttctcctcttcctctaagAGCAGTCAGAGGACTTCCTCATCCAGAACAA TGAAAGTGGATGAGCTGCAGACCATCAAGCGGGAGTTGACCCAAATTAAAAGCAAAGTGGACGACCTGCTGGAGAGCCTGGAGCGCATGGAGAAGGACCACAGCAAGAAGTCAG CTAAGAGCATAAAAACTGAGCCAGGCGAAGTGACTTCACCTCCACACCCAAGCAACAAGAAGGACGAGGGGctgaagagagacagggagagccAGGAGCTGAACGACTcagacgacgacgacgatgatgagGACGACGATGATGAAGGagacctgctggaggaggacgAG GTGAAGAGTCAAGagagggaggacgaggaggatgaggaggaggaggaaggagagcacGTGGAAGGTGACGACGATGGTGACAGCGTCAATGGCGAAGAGGACTCGTAG
- the LOC139214093 gene encoding heterogeneous nuclear ribonucleoproteins C1/C2 isoform X9, producing the protein MDRSPTTASLMASSNVTNKTDPRSLNSRVFIGNLNTLLVTKGDVEAIFSKYGKIVGCSVHKGYAFVQYANERNARSAVTGEDGRMIVGQVLDINLAGEPKPHRSKTTKRSAGDMYSSSSFELDYDFQRDYYDRMYSYPSRVPAPPPPLSRAVIPSKRPRVSLSGGSSRRTKSSFSSSSKSSQRTSSSRTMKVDELQTIKRELTQIKSKVDDLLESLERMEKDHSKKSEAKSIKTEPGEVTSPPHPSNKKDEGLKRDRESQELNDSDDDDDDEDDDDEGDLLEEDEVKSQEREDEEDEEEEEGEHVEGDDDGDSVNGEEDS; encoded by the exons ATGGA TCGTTCACCCACCACCGCCAGCCTGATGGCCAGCAGCAACGTCACCAACAAGACCGACCCCCGCTCCCTCAACTCTCGGGTCTTCATCGGCAACCTCAACACCCTGCTGGTCACCAAGGGAGATGTGGAGGCCATCTTCTCCAAATATGGCAAGATCGTAGGCTGCTCCGTCCACAAGGGCTACGCCTTCGTTCAGTACGCCAATGAGAGGAACGCCCGATCTGCTGTCACTGGGGAGGACGGCAGAATGATTGTTGGACAAGTACTTG aCATCAACCTGGCTGGAGAACCCAAACCACATCGGTCAAAAACCACCAAACGCTCAGCTGGAGACATGTACAG CAGTTCCTCGTTTGAACTTGACTACGACTTTCAGAGAGATTATTACGACAG AATGTACTCGTACCCGTCCCGtgtccctgctcctcctccccccttgtCGCGGGCCGTGATCCCGTCCAAGCGCCCGCGGGTCAGCCTGAGCGGAGGAAGCAGCCGACGAACCAAGAGcagcttctcctcttcctctaagAGCAGTCAGAGGACTTCCTCATCCAGAACAA TGAAAGTGGATGAGCTGCAGACCATCAAGCGGGAGTTGACCCAAATTAAAAGCAAAGTGGACGACCTGCTGGAGAGCCTGGAGCGCATGGAGAAGGACCACAGCAAGAAGTCAG AAGCTAAGAGCATAAAAACTGAGCCAGGCGAAGTGACTTCACCTCCACACCCAAGCAACAAGAAGGACGAGGGGctgaagagagacagggagagccAGGAGCTGAACGACTcagacgacgacgacgatgatgagGACGACGATGATGAAGGagacctgctggaggaggacgAG GTGAAGAGTCAAGagagggaggacgaggaggatgaggaggaggaggaaggagagcacGTGGAAGGTGACGACGATGGTGACAGCGTCAATGGCGAAGAGGACTCGTAG
- the LOC139214093 gene encoding heterogeneous nuclear ribonucleoproteins C1/C2 isoform X12, with translation MDRSPTTASLMASSNVTNKTDPRSLNSRVFIGNLNTLLVTKGDVEAIFSKYGKIVGCSVHKGYAFVQYANERNARSAVTGEDGRMIVGQVLDINLAGEPKPHRSKTTKRSAGDMYSSSFELDYDFQRDYYDRMYSYPSRVPAPPPPLSRAVIPSKRPRVSLSGGSSRRTKSSFSSSSKSSQRTSSSRTMKVDELQTIKRELTQIKSKVDDLLESLERMEKDHSKKSAKSIKTEPGEVTSPPHPSNKKDEGLKRDRESQELNDSDDDDDDEDDDDEGDLLEEDEVKSQEREDEEDEEEEEGEHVEGDDDGDSVNGEEDS, from the exons ATGGA TCGTTCACCCACCACCGCCAGCCTGATGGCCAGCAGCAACGTCACCAACAAGACCGACCCCCGCTCCCTCAACTCTCGGGTCTTCATCGGCAACCTCAACACCCTGCTGGTCACCAAGGGAGATGTGGAGGCCATCTTCTCCAAATATGGCAAGATCGTAGGCTGCTCCGTCCACAAGGGCTACGCCTTCGTTCAGTACGCCAATGAGAGGAACGCCCGATCTGCTGTCACTGGGGAGGACGGCAGAATGATTGTTGGACAAGTACTTG aCATCAACCTGGCTGGAGAACCCAAACCACATCGGTCAAAAACCACCAAACGCTCAGCTGGAGACATGTACAG TTCCTCGTTTGAACTTGACTACGACTTTCAGAGAGATTATTACGACAG AATGTACTCGTACCCGTCCCGtgtccctgctcctcctccccccttgtCGCGGGCCGTGATCCCGTCCAAGCGCCCGCGGGTCAGCCTGAGCGGAGGAAGCAGCCGACGAACCAAGAGcagcttctcctcttcctctaagAGCAGTCAGAGGACTTCCTCATCCAGAACAA TGAAAGTGGATGAGCTGCAGACCATCAAGCGGGAGTTGACCCAAATTAAAAGCAAAGTGGACGACCTGCTGGAGAGCCTGGAGCGCATGGAGAAGGACCACAGCAAGAAGTCAG CTAAGAGCATAAAAACTGAGCCAGGCGAAGTGACTTCACCTCCACACCCAAGCAACAAGAAGGACGAGGGGctgaagagagacagggagagccAGGAGCTGAACGACTcagacgacgacgacgatgatgagGACGACGATGATGAAGGagacctgctggaggaggacgAG GTGAAGAGTCAAGagagggaggacgaggaggatgaggaggaggaggaaggagagcacGTGGAAGGTGACGACGATGGTGACAGCGTCAATGGCGAAGAGGACTCGTAG